Below is a genomic region from Henckelia pumila isolate YLH828 chromosome 3, ASM3356847v2, whole genome shotgun sequence.
acaatgatctagatgaagcaacaattgatgaggattcctcatcaagtcaacccttcgcctctggggtaaaagaggaagagatcaatcttaggcccaacactgacaagggcaaatctaagattgatactaacccaactattatttcttcatttcatttttatcaacaaaggtgggagaaattaagtacaagaagtgaaattaaccctaacACTTGTCGGGTTGATGTGGCAGGGATATAttcaagggtttggctaaaaaacaatatcaatcctaaggatgtaaagctctggtatgaatttggagccttggcctcagtttatacaacgtcaccaagctttccggagatatcacagttaccgaaatggattcaggaagcagtccaagataCATGGGTAAATAACGACCATTTGTCCaaaggagatgtgcttgagttatactttttcagtgcagctccgaaaccaacagtgaaaggatcacacgaaccctttcatttcatcaagctaaggagacctgatataaatagTCACAAATTTATTtaggatcctaaaactgaagaaatacccttagtgtccactttcggggaaaataagatctcaaccagaagggcatggggtatttgggtctgtcttactgagatggacaaagtcaagttttcatttaaattttatcagaattctgtgaatggatcgttcctgttaaacacaatgacagggaaAACTACAgcctttgcggaagaactctttgaaaagaaagaaatcttttgtggaacaacaagctgccggggagtaaagaaactcgccgaaaattttgtaacatggctcatattggacgatggtcagagaatatctgctcagaatgcccaaatcagaaggagccagaatttgaaaaaacctttagaccccgaacggatcgaaaggatttttccgagacaagcaaaggtggacaaggaccactgaagatgcgttttcacaggggcctacttcaaaagcaaaagatgccccgacaacaataaaacaaacatgtgaggagaataaagtcaaaagaaagtggcagacatgtgattcctccattagtaaaagatgtcatcaataatggcataaagaatacaagacagctgcctcctccactagtaaaagatgtcatcaataatgacataaagaaatacaagacagctgtaagatttcctgaagtttctcggtgaaacgagtgaaacctcagctataaatacaagtgttcaaggaagctgaagatatcgatcattcccttcagttttcttacaaataaattgttgtaatatttctctctctattgtattaagttttcttttatgtatttcaagaacaaggctactatgagtagttaaacaagttgtcttctcctcttcaaaggagttgatttatgtaataatattatgtctgaataatttttctaaagtctcatgttctttcatgctcatattttataattaaattcatatacCAATAcgtcttaaggtagaaaacgaattaagactATGCTgagtgtcgttgaaggagcttgtgcagaaaccatctgttgcgactgcgtggttggagtgtgaggagcacttcgtaaaactcggcaggtatgacccgacgacactttggtcaaagaggtttttgaatttaattcatcttacggaagcatttTGGACCCTAATtcggagtatatcggctggaaaccttgcgtaactgatagtcttgcatgaccgggactggttcgataggttaaCAATGTCACATACAAAGGATTAGttgctaaataatatttaattcaaaaatggggaccACTAGATAgttgaaataaagaaaattatggttaggGAGTTAAGATAAAGTTTGAAGGGTTGGTagagatttttaaatcatttactcTTGAAATAAAGAGGATAATTAATACAATCACtttggtaatttttttaaaaataatatttaacgtATGTAAAAAACTTCAAAGTACACTTGGTGagaattaattttcaaaaaaatagttCAATCAAGgtcatttattaaaatatttcaaaaaaatatatgttgtgTTTTATCCATTAGATAGAcagaatatatttaaaatttcatttcCTAACTACAGAAAAATTATATGATAAACAATATATGTATAATATATGATTATACTAAACTAAAACTTgataaacaatatatatatattatcagtAATGATCAACTGCATCAGGGTGCAGATTTTTCGTGTGCGTTGGGTGCAagtgatcaaaattatatatataatatatattataatactcATAATAGATGTGCATTTATATCACACAGCTAAAGCTTATACGGGACAAgaattttaattgtttgtttgaaattttatttaagtattttataaGTGAAATATTTAAAACGTATTTCAACAAAATTTTTGTAAAACGTTTgagaaagttttttttaaaaaatgtttctaggattaaaaaaaacatttttaaattttttttaaaaaaatgcaagATAGTTGCTCAACGCATGTCGATTCTTAAAATATCTTGtaaaaacttttatatttttttccgTGAAAAAAcacttatataaatattttagaatAACTATTTATGGGTCAATTCAaattatatttacaataaaaaataatatttttgatataaaaaataattttttttaaaaaaagaaataatattttttatacagaACTAAAATTAtagatttgattgattgataaattactaatttatccttttaaaaataaaatatatataaataatattatttataagaggtaatataataatttaaattcaatgatttgattgatgtaagataaataattaatgatttgattgatttaaattataattaatagatggataaataatatgataagAAGAACGAAGGATTAAATATGATAATTTTATACATGGATTATTAATAATGGTACCAAACGGAGCCTAATACTAGACATGAATTTTAGTTTGAATCAAACGTAGTTTCTTTTTTTCGATTATCCAGATGAATGAAGAATCACGTTTATAAAGTGATAAAATTAGCATGTGCCTTTTTCTGGTTCTTTTATAGAGTCGTCCCCGAGTCACCAATTAAAGCAATCATATTTACAATATcacttttttaataaaaaaaaaattctagatttaattcgttattattttaaattttcacgAATTTATTGCATCCCAATAATTTTCAAATCTTGCAAAAGAGAAGATCAAACTTTTTTCTAGAGCATATCTCCAACACTATCTAATTCTATGTAAAATATAATAACGACGAATAAATTgtggtaattaattatatatggtGTTaactaaatcaaataaatacatAATTTTACACGAAAATTAGATATTTAATTGTATTCAAATAACGAtgtatatgaaaataattttttcccaaaaaaaatgTTAGTTCTTTACCATGTACATCGTTTAACATGATAAATAAGAGAATAAAAATTGATTCAGAATAGGAGGCAGCCTCTTTGTCCGCTCGATCTGCATTTCCTATGAAAGCACAACCACCATTGGCAGCTACCATCATTCAATCTGCACTAGAACGAGAGTTttgttcaatatatatatatatatatatatatatatatatattataaatatggctGATTTTAGGTTCGGGTTCGAGTTCGGATTGCTCCATGATTAAGTGTGTGGCGaataaacaaaaaattatgCATTGATAAACTCActccaagaaaaaaaaatatataaaaagttGAGCATAAATTTCAATCGACAAATAGCAATATCACATATATTACTGAAAATTTCTTCTTTCTTAGCTTGGTATTCACTATTCTGGATACCCAATACAATTGGGCCGAGTTTCAAGCCCAAATTTAACTCAGTCCACAGAGATATTGGAATCACCCCATTTTTGTCGGGTCAAGTGGGCGAACTCTTACCAACCCGACCCGTTTGGCACAATCAGCTGGGTTATGATTATTTGAGCTCAAAGTCTAGTTCTAAGGCAAGTTTGGGAGATAGATTTTAGgaattaattttcaatttttttttaataaaattttgtgaaattttattaaaaaaaaataaatataaaatgaaaGTAAGAGGAAGACACGAACCTGTTATTCATCTCACTGTTGATGTTTCCGCCGATATGTCTTCTGTTCTTGTAATCTCGTAGGAACAGAAACGTTATCTTCCACCATCTTGAACTAGCTTGTGATTTCTCAGAGCCCtcgggcggcggcggcggcggaccAATATTATGATCAGTGGGCCATTTTCTTGAATCCGATCTCTTCTTGGAGCTGATCAAAGACGCTGGCAGGAACATTTTCAGCAAGAAAACTCCACTCTCCATGCTCTCAGTTCTGCAAATTTTGCTGCTCGCAATCGTGGTGTTCTTTTTGTTATTATGGATGATTCGTTTCCCGATTTTATGATTACTATTCGTTTTCTTGATCTCCTCTACCAGCACCACTTCCTTCATGACTTCTGCGTGATCTTCGACCATATCTTTCAACGAGAGCTCCAAAGACGATTCCGGCAAGTCTTTGATCATCTCCATCAGCTCTCTTTTCCCCTCCAAGATTGCTCGCGAACGGGACGCAGGAGATAAACAGCTGCTGTAGTGGTGGTCGTGCGGCAGCAATGGTGATTTGGCTGTCGAATTCTTGGGAGTTTTTGTCCACAATGGAGGAGAATCGGTGGTGCTGGATTCATCTTGATCATGATCATGGTGTTTTTGGACCCGGAATTCGATATAATCGCCGGGACTTTGTCGATGAATCGGCACACTTTCTTCCCAGAACCTGAAATCACTTGTTATtgccatttttattttttttttgagagtgtTTTTGGGCATATATGTTTTGAAAGTATGGGAAAATATGTGAATTTAAGGGTGGGAAGACTGAGTCAACAGTAGTTTAAGTTGCATAATTCAGTCAAAGTGAGACAATTCTAAGTCTTAGCCGTCTACTAAGGGACAAGTATAAAGCATGCTCCACGTTCCAATTTGTTTCTGTGGATCTAAATTGTGAGCACCCAAAAtggaatatattttttttgttttaaaaatcgtttttttaatttatagaaGAAAACTTTGTACCAACTCCAACTTATTTTTTTGGTTGCTAAATATTGTTTTAAAGTCCAAACTCCAAAATCCAAACACaacaattttatattaaaattcatATGAAACGATTTTAAGGGTCAATTTTACGAGATAAATGTTTTATTCAACTgtaattcaaaaatatatattttattataaatatgagtccAACTCATGATTACAGATCCACTAGATCGTTTCGGGAAACCTACTCATTAAAATATGTATGCACGAGAGTTTTTATAATTCATTGATATATTGTTTCAATTTCaaagtaaatatatatgtatggccaaGTTTTAAGCTAAGTGagagaataataaataataatgctTTAAAAGTTACGTCGTGCCAAAGTCAACAATAAGA
It encodes:
- the LOC140892546 gene encoding uncharacterized protein — its product is MPKNTLKKKIKMAITSDFRFWEESVPIHRQSPGDYIEFRVQKHHDHDQDESSTTDSPPLWTKTPKNSTAKSPLLPHDHHYSSCLSPASRSRAILEGKRELMEMIKDLPESSLELSLKDMVEDHAEVMKEVVLVEEIKKTNSNHKIGKRIIHNNKKNTTIASSKICRTESMESGVFLLKMFLPASLISSKKRSDSRKWPTDHNIGPPPPPPEGSEKSQASSRWWKITFLFLRDYKNRRHIGGNINSEMNNRLNDGSCQWWLCFHRKCRSSGQRGCLLF